The Saprospiraceae bacterium genome contains the following window.
GATAAATAATTACGGGCTAGGCCATAGCTTGACCAGAGTTTCTTCCAAGGAACTACTCCTTTTTCAATCAAGGCAATGATTCGGTTGGTCACTTCTTCATAAAATGAAATCTGTTGAACCTTTGGTTCAGTTGTTGTTTTCATTTTTGTAAATTTTAAAATTGAAAAAAATTGTTAGAGTCTGCCTTCATCTGAGAAGGAATAGAAGCCTTGTTGTGGAGCAAGGATTAAATGATCAACTACTGGAGTTTCCAATATCAATCCACTTTGTTTGAGTCTTAGAGTTAATTCCAAGTCTTGATTACTTGGTTTCAGATTTCCTGATGGATGATTATGTGCAATTATGATGGATGTTGCAAAAATTTGAACAGCGATTCCAAAGATGATTCTTTGATCTGCTACTGTTCCAGCAAGTCCACCTTTACTAGCATGAAAAATCCCTTTAGGTTTATTTACTCTATTTAGGTAAATAGCATAGAATTCCTCCAGCACTTCAATGTCATTGCTCCAATGTTCCCGAAATACCTTTTCGGCATCTTTGGATGAACTAATGGTTGGTTGCTCTGAAATTGGAATCTTATTCCGGTACACAATTCCAATTTCGGCGACTTGCCATACAAGGCCGGACTCTTGATTGAGTTTCTTTTTCATTCTTACTGGTTTTAATTGTCAAAAAACATTTAAAGCCAGTGTATAGGAGTTGGATTAAAAGACCGAGACGACAGAAATTGCCAGAATGACAAACAAAAGCACAGGTCAAGAATGGCTCCTAGGATAATTTCTAGTTATTCAATCATAAAATGCAATAATTCAATCAATAAATAGGGATACTTAAAAAATTATTTCCTCAATCTAAAAATTTTAGTTAAAAAATTTGCTTTTTAATTTTAAATTATTAGATTTGCCTTAACAAGGAATATAATGGAATATTAAATCGGATAGTAATTAGAGCGTCAGAAACACCTCAAGAATTTAGAGAACAACAATTGCTATTTTATACCCTGAACTAATTCAGAATTTACTTTTTAGCTCCTGTCTGGCTTAGATAGGTTTGACTTGAATAATTATAAATGGAACAAATAATTTTCGAGTTAAAAAAGTTAGGCAATTAAGTGGTTAGAACGTTTTAATTTATTATTTTAAAGTTATACGATATGAAACAAATATTTTCAAAGTCTATTAGACTTCTTTTTTACATTCTATTTCTTGGTCTTCAAATGCAAATGGATATTTTTGCTCAGTGTGGAAATAATACAATTTCCGAAGTCTCACCGGATGGAACCACTGAGGATTTGACATTTTCATCTCTTACGATAAGAGTATATTTCGTACTTATAAGAAAAAATGACGGATAGGGTGATATTCAAGAGTCAATTTTGCCTGGAATTATGTCTGAGTTAGCGAATAATTACACAACTCCTTATAACATTACTTTTGTACAAGGCTGCACTCAATTTATTGATAGCACTGCGATGTATGAAGATGGATCAATATTGGCAGGACATTTGACAACATTTGGTGTAAAGTATGGAACTGGTTTAGGTATTACAGTTTTTATTCAAAAGGAAGACTGTGAATGTAGTGATAATATACAGGGCCAAGCTGGAACAAATCCTGTTTTTCCTCAACCATATTGTTGGTTTAAATATGCGGCTAATACCAATATTGCATCCCATGAAATTGGCCACACTTTAAATCTTTATCATACAGATTTTATGGGTTTCAATAAACCTTGCGTTGGAATTACCGTGCATGATACAACTAGGGGAGATTTAGTAGCAGATACACCAATTGATTATAAGCATTCAGAGCCAGTAGTGTCTTGTGCGTGGGATACGGCTCAATGTAGAAACAGATTTCCAAATCCTTGTTTAGATAGTTGTGGCGGATTCTTAATTGATGTTGATCCAACAATAATTATGTCTAATATTGATTACTCTTGTACTGATCATTTTACAAGTGGACAAGCTAGCAGAATGAAAAAGAGTATCATAAATAACACAAACGGTACTTTTTTGATCTGGAGGATGCCGATGATACTATCTCAGTGAATACCACTATTTCAACCCCAACTCGATTCGCTAGAAATGTAATTGTTGAACCCAAAGTTGCTCTTGTTATTGAGTCAACTGTTTATATGCCACAGAAAGGTAGAATTATTTTACAACCTGGAGCCATTTTGAATATAAATGGTGGTTCTATCACTTTAGGTACTTTCCCTGATATATGCAATGAAAGAACAGGAGACCCTAGATTTTGGTATGGTATTGAAATGCAGCTTTCTACGACTAGTTCATACCCAAAATTGTATTGCACAAATGGGACCATCGAGTTTTCAGAAATGGGAATTCATAATGATTCTAGTAGAGCAGCAGGCAACTTATTTGTTAATATATCAAATGGGACATTTAGGAATAACAAACATAGCATTCATATTCTTAGAGGGCCATATATTGGCGCAACACCAATTTTTATTAATAAGACAAGGTTTTACATTGATAATTCTTTTCCACTCTCTTATTACTATACGCAAGTGAAAATTGATAATTCTAAAATTAATTTTGATAGTTGTAAATTTGATAATCCTTCTACCAAGCACCCACTAGATTCTAATTCTTATTGCATCAAAGCAATGGGGGCTACATTAGAAATTCAAAGAACAACCTTTAAAGATAGCTTATATGGTGTGCAGGTTCTTTCGGCAATCTCACCAGTAACAGTAAATTTAACCAAGAGTAAGTTTAGTAATATGTTTGTAGGAGTTAATACTACTGCTGGTGTTAACAATTATTCAATAACAAAAGACACTTTTGATACATCCTGGAAATATGGAATCCTTAGTACCGGATGCACCGGGTATAATATTAATAACAATTTATTTAATAATTCTGGTTTCTATAACAATTCTGTGGGAATTTTAATGCAGGAATCAGGAACGGCTGAGAATTATATTCAAAAGAATGTCTTCTCTTATCTTAAATATGGCGATATTGCTCAAGGTCTAAATGGAGATGACAATTTTGGATTACAGTATCGGTGTAATACTCATTTCAATAGCATTTCAAAAGATTTTTTATTCCAAGGAAAGGTTTCAGGATTCCAGGGTTCAAGACTTAATGCTGCAGGAAATACCTCTGATGGTTATGTTTCATTTGATCTGACTAGCCCTGATGTAAGTAAAATTAACTACTATTATCGAGACATTTCTGGGGAGAGACCTACTTCTACTCCATCAAGTAAAATGAACAAAGTAATTACAGATACGCTTAATTGTAAATTGATTGGAAAGCCTGACAGCGCGAATCATTTCCAAGTATATACGCCATTTAAGGATACTGTAATTATTAGGCAAGATTTATATGTTGATTCAATTGATGGCGGAAATACATCTACTTTGCTTTCTAACATTGCTAATGCAACTATTGGAACAGCTAATAGTGTATATTTTGGAGTGATATCAAAATCTCCTTGGCTTAGCGCGGATGTGGCACTTGCTTTATACAATCGAAATGACCTTTATGATTCTTCAAAGAGAGCTCAGATATTGTATAAAAATCCAGACTTGTTTAGATCAGGTACTTTTAGGTCAGCTGTAGCCAATGCATCTAATCCTTTACCCACATCATCATTAGAAGCGTTAGATACATTGACTAATTATACCACATCAAGAACCAATCTTGAGACTGAAATATCTGACTTACACCAAGAGATGAGTGCCCTATGTTTTGATAAATTAAACGAACTTAAAATGGACACGATAGATAATTCAGATAGTATAATTGTTTGGTTGGAGAGAGCAGATGATTATGGATCTCGAAGAGAGCTGGTTGAAGTGAATTATTTGAATGGAGATTTTACAAATGCGTCTTCTGCACTTTCCGATTTAGGAGGATTAAATGGATTAACTGAAGCGCAAACTTCCGATGTCGAAGGACTTGGCGATCTTCTCCCATATTTGATTGATGTTCGGAATGATGATAGGTATGAAGGAACTCTAAATGATACCGAAATAGTTTGGATGATTGATTTTGTAAATGACAACTCAAATCAAGCTGGAGACGAGGTTAAATCTCTTTTGAAATTCTATTATGATATTGATATTAACGGTTTTGAAAATCTTAGGGGATCGCATGTTAATGAACATGGAATACCTGAGGACAATGTAACAATATCAAAAGTAAAAGTCGTTTCAGATGGAGTAAATATTTATCCGAATCCAAGTAAAGACGAATTATTAATCTCATTACCAACAAATGAGTTAGAATGGGAAATAGTTATACTTGATTTAAATGGAGTAATTTTATCGAAATCAATTACAAGTTCATTTAATCATATAATTGATCTATCTAAAATGACAACTGGTGTTTATTTAATCCGTTTAACCAATGGAAAAGGAGAAAATATTAGTCGTAGAATCCAGATCTTCAAGTAATGAAATTACTTTGAACATAATCGCATAAATATATTCGCTTAATATAAAATACTTAAATACCAATAGATCGGGATAAATAATTGGATACAATAGCTTATATTTATCCCGATTTAATTTATTTTAAGGAACGATGAACCTAAAAATTATTATTTTATTATTTATTTCTTTGGGAACTATCCAGAGTCAAGATTTCTTTAGTCGTATATATACGGTACCAGAGGATAGAACAGGGTTTGTAAATCAATGGCCAAATTGGCTAAGTGCCATTTTCCCCACAGACTCATTAATTTATGCTTTTGGTTATTCGGCAGATACTACTTACAAAGAAATATATGGCACAGCATTTTATGTTTTTGATTGGCATGGTAATTTGTTGGATTATTATCACATAAAAGACGACGATGTTTATAATTATTTTTATCCAGAAGGAATACAAACTTGGGATGGAATCACTTTTTACACTGGTTTTAATCTTAGAAATAAGCAAGAGTCAATTTTAAAATTTAATCGTATTACGAGAGAACAAAAGGTTTTTGAAATAAAAAATCTTCTTTATAATAATGGCGCGATACTAGACAATAACCTATCAGCAGATCCAAGAGGTTATTTAATAACTGCAAGTAGGGTAGAAACAGGTATTCCAAATCAATGGAGAAAAGTTCAAGTAACAAAAATTGATACTTCAGGAAAAATTATTTGGCATACAATCATTGGTAAAGAACCTATTACTACTTTTACCAATTACCCTAATTCTACTTATGTTGATAATGATGGTTTTATTTATGTTGGAGTTGGTTACACGGATGACTTTGGGTTAGGATCTCCTTCAACTTATGAAAGTATATTTTATAAATTGGATTCTGATGGAAATTTGGTAAATAGTATTAATTCCAAACCATCACAAGGGTTTTTTGAAATTTATGATATAGCTCAAAATGAAAAAGGCTGGTTTTACCTTTCGTCAAATTATAATTATAATGAATCTCCAACCTTTCCTACTGGAAATAGAGGTTATGGTATTGTCCAAATTTTAGATTCCACTCTTAAATTTAAAGGTTTTATTAAACTAAATATTGATCCTCTTTATCGAGGTCCATCTTGGAATGCCAGTTTTGATAAAATAATCAGAACTAATAATAAAGATGGGTTTCTATTAGCTGGTTCACTTCCATTTAGGGATACAATATTTGAATATATTGATTCCACTCAGAGTTATGACACAATTTATTGGAGTCACCATATTTTAAATTTAGTCAAAATAAATGATACAAGTAAAATTGAATGGAAAAGAACTTATCGCATACGAAATGGCAAAGATGACGGATATATTTATGATATAAAATCTTGTCCAACCGGCGGGTATATTTTAGCGGCTTCTTCATATTTAGATGATGCTTATGAAAAATATAAAGAGCCTTATTGGATGCCTTGGCTAATTAAGGTTGATGATGACGGATGCTTTATCCCAGGATGTGGTTTAGTAAATAATATTGATTTTCAATCTCAGATAGATAATGAGATAATATTTTATCCCAATCCGGCGAGTAAATATATTGTTATTTTAAATTCAAGTGAAATTAATGTTATTTATAGTATATATACTTTAGAAGGAAAATTTGTTGACAAATTTAGTTCACAACAGCAGGGGGAACAAATAATTATCCCTCTTTCCAATTACTTGACAGGAGCTTATTTTATAAAAGCTAGCTTTCAAAATGGACATATTGTATCTAAAATATTTTTTAAAGAATAAATGATTAATTACCCATTTAATAAAGTAGTTGCACTAAACATCCTGCTGGGCTTGCCATCAATCATTTACTTTAAATAAATCTTATAGTTTGAGAGATTAATAAAATTCTCGAATTCAAATTCCGTATGCATTTCTTTTACCATCAACATTGCATCTTCTGTGCCTATGTCTTCCCATACAGATAAATTGTAATGAATTTTAGAAACAAT
Protein-coding sequences here:
- a CDS encoding JAB domain-containing protein; translation: MKKKLNQESGLVWQVAEIGIVYRNKIPISEQPTISSSKDAEKVFREHWSNDIEVLEEFYAIYLNRVNKPKGIFHASKGGLAGTVADQRIIFGIAVQIFATSIIIAHNHPSGNLKPSNQDLELTLRLKQSGLILETPVVDHLILAPQQGFYSFSDEGRL
- a CDS encoding T9SS type A sorting domain-containing protein, producing the protein MNTTISTPTRFARNVIVEPKVALVIESTVYMPQKGRIILQPGAILNINGGSITLGTFPDICNERTGDPRFWYGIEMQLSTTSSYPKLYCTNGTIEFSEMGIHNDSSRAAGNLFVNISNGTFRNNKHSIHILRGPYIGATPIFINKTRFYIDNSFPLSYYYTQVKIDNSKINFDSCKFDNPSTKHPLDSNSYCIKAMGATLEIQRTTFKDSLYGVQVLSAISPVTVNLTKSKFSNMFVGVNTTAGVNNYSITKDTFDTSWKYGILSTGCTGYNINNNLFNNSGFYNNSVGILMQESGTAENYIQKNVFSYLKYGDIAQGLNGDDNFGLQYRCNTHFNSISKDFLFQGKVSGFQGSRLNAAGNTSDGYVSFDLTSPDVSKINYYYRDISGERPTSTPSSKMNKVITDTLNCKLIGKPDSANHFQVYTPFKDTVIIRQDLYVDSIDGGNTSTLLSNIANATIGTANSVYFGVISKSPWLSADVALALYNRNDLYDSSKRAQILYKNPDLFRSGTFRSAVANASNPLPTSSLEALDTLTNYTTSRTNLETEISDLHQEMSALCFDKLNELKMDTIDNSDSIIVWLERADDYGSRRELVEVNYLNGDFTNASSALSDLGGLNGLTEAQTSDVEGLGDLLPYLIDVRNDDRYEGTLNDTEIVWMIDFVNDNSNQAGDEVKSLLKFYYDIDINGFENLRGSHVNEHGIPEDNVTISKVKVVSDGVNIYPNPSKDELLISLPTNELEWEIVILDLNGVILSKSITSSFNHIIDLSKMTTGVYLIRLTNGKGENISRRIQIFK
- a CDS encoding T9SS type A sorting domain-containing protein, with translation MNLKIIILLFISLGTIQSQDFFSRIYTVPEDRTGFVNQWPNWLSAIFPTDSLIYAFGYSADTTYKEIYGTAFYVFDWHGNLLDYYHIKDDDVYNYFYPEGIQTWDGITFYTGFNLRNKQESILKFNRITREQKVFEIKNLLYNNGAILDNNLSADPRGYLITASRVETGIPNQWRKVQVTKIDTSGKIIWHTIIGKEPITTFTNYPNSTYVDNDGFIYVGVGYTDDFGLGSPSTYESIFYKLDSDGNLVNSINSKPSQGFFEIYDIAQNEKGWFYLSSNYNYNESPTFPTGNRGYGIVQILDSTLKFKGFIKLNIDPLYRGPSWNASFDKIIRTNNKDGFLLAGSLPFRDTIFEYIDSTQSYDTIYWSHHILNLVKINDTSKIEWKRTYRIRNGKDDGYIYDIKSCPTGGYILAASSYLDDAYEKYKEPYWMPWLIKVDDDGCFIPGCGLVNNIDFQSQIDNEIIFYPNPASKYIVILNSSEINVIYSIYTLEGKFVDKFSSQQQGEQIIIPLSNYLTGAYFIKASFQNGHIVSKIFFKE